The following coding sequences are from one Sardina pilchardus chromosome 16, fSarPil1.1, whole genome shotgun sequence window:
- the LOC134060050 gene encoding mucin-2-like isoform X2, with the protein MQLLFFLQGLLAVLHTTHAVDLQSLITTVLQPFIDRNNDSEAATTQLSSTNSPAPSTFSTAPKLTSQMPSTVDRPTTEPRTALSLPDGNSSNITTDVTTTKTSSSSSPAAPEGSTQRVLTATATVTEEHVPVTSTFLPSAGTENKELTVTAETENVIQSSETPGYFSTTVKANGPASNQPEHTNTPWPQSTTSSTSTIDISLSSSSSITTQQTSNSETLTTEIESTNSPTLINDKLVPESSPTTHLTSASAPSESASVEMLTTTTKVSTAAAVTDHSTITKTTSTTKTAASLATSVLTQTTAQIPATDNSIAPSTGAASSAMTTVPYQSMAQLTSGVTFSKSQYKTTASIHTNGSPLESNTHISTTQTKTTITPSQLKTSPDAAHMSGSSEGTITNIPVSSPTLSQLTTSTAVDVVTDSTSTSVTTFTTQPTTATPTSVPPASASTTVSTAPQLTTLTQEKHTTKNSLSKSATSTSNSNAPVAGNYTSGASEEPFTPTAFSPPDGTTISSQPSTASVAANMAVSSEETSKSISVTSTESPVMSTDSLITTSSNSPAAYTSNFQPSPSQAHESSQYTRTSAQMVSLQPTAILTQAAPQDSSTDNVITSSTSAASAAIKTAYQSTTPQTSTDTRTQARSTATVSAHANDSPMDSTTKTPATQTLSSKTPSQLTTPLGTANITGSSEGGNTNVPESTTTPLPLTTSTPGEVIMDSPSTSVLTSTKQPTTVMSPSAVSHTTPASASTTVSTTPQLNTHSTDAASDAMTTHINPHQSMTQLTSTVPFTKSQFTTTVSTHTNDSPMDSTTQTSTFQTKTSNTPSQLTTAIDTAHITGSSEVTNTNSPVSFSIFSQTSPGSTKNSPIESVLTSTKRSTTVISPSTVSHIAPASATTTISTTPQLTPLTQEHPTSMLTQADSQDSSTANTIVSSTDAASAVMTTVQHQSMTQLTSTVTFSKSQFTTAVSAHTNDSPKDSTTQTSTTHTKTSNTPSQLTTTVDTAHITGSSEVTITNLPVSSQTSPGSAMDSPSTSMPTSTKQSTTSLSAVSHTTPASATTTVSTTPQLTPLTQEQPTSMLTQADTQDSSTGNTIISSTGAASAVITTVPQQSMTQLTSTVPFTKSQSTTVSAKSISDSPMDSTTQTSTTHTKTSNTPSQLTTTVDTGPTTGSSEVKITNLPVSSSIFSQTSPGSAMDSPSTSMPTSTKQSTSPSAVPHTTPASATTTVSTPPQLTPLTQEHPTSMLTQADPQDFSTDNTTVSSTDAASAVMTTVQHQSMTQLASTVPFTKSQSTTSASAHTNDSPKDSTTQTSTTHTKTSNTPSQLTTTVDTAHITGSSEVTITNLPVSSQTSPGSAMDSPSTSMPTSTKQSTTSPSAVSHTTPASATTTVSTPPQLTPLTQEQPTSMLTQADTQDSSTGNTIVSSTDAASAVITTVPQQSMTQMTSTVSFTKSQSTTVSSKTISDSPMDSTTQTSTTHTKTSNTPSQLTTTVDTGPTTGSSEVKITNLPVSSSIFSQTSPGSAMDSPSTSMPTSTKQSTTSPSAVPHTTPVSATTTASTTPQLTPLTQEQPTSMLTQADPQDFSTDNTTVSSTDAASAVITTVPQQSMTQLTSTVSFTKSQSTTVSAKTISDSPMDSTTQTSTTQTKTSNTPSQQTPPLGTAHITGNSEGTNTNPPGSSPTSLPLTATTPVEFAMDSPSTSVLIPTKQSTTITPTSAVSPITPASVSTTVSTTTQLTTLTQEQQTTKSSLSTSAKSTSNSNATVEGNYTPGTPAESSTINMFTSLETTTTSTQPTTGSVSENIAASSEETSNPISVVSSKSPATTKPSMSMLTEKSLTTSQLMTIPLSTTSNSLATQMPTKTKPFSMATTTSHIALPTSKPTVHSTSSISNAAAGNTVQQSSSPIQQPTNNTTQMTTTEALSKAVTPIQTTASSSSKYAISETGQAHSSKVSKQTWATSMSSISGTTTSAMSQTAQSLPTALQITTEENINRQTVTTLSTIMPSSSANAQQSAELSPKTTSVSVSSSLPMSTTFLQTSEPTKAQSSGTAQTSTEAFSGAINTVSQPSSQSAKSDLTVKITAVHIQSHEVSQPSTALMTTSEATKLKPMTSENTAVSLPTKLTATPMTVDASITSPTHGLTIPDSASSVTPTYDQTLSQSTTTQTILTTTTTPIQLKSTTTQSATRTSTNIFDSSTSTQHVSTTGSTIPDSASSVPLTSDQKSSESTTTQRVLTTTITSTQFTTATTSSANTVDNSANNSSDSPTQSTPETTQVSTAASKNTSVTNTSPFLPNPLTEQLVTSVRPQPTSSSVNKTSDPSKEPSATPLLTTAPPELSTVTTPIVSSVRSPITATTVLDPTDVTTAKSININTTSLPAGPTGSAAAATDGGSTSQTQQGAINGSPASMVATTVGPGTTSMSIAGAFSSTMQHPELESTSVTKKPGVSSVPSPLPQTGDSSSQSTTTTTSSPPTATATTSPLLSRSTSSTEGSQVFTTKPTEPLTTSSMSAYTSPPNVVPSTAGTDSAASFSFTNAASVNRTTPKSSDISLSKRPTSSISTAVTYNTTHTSTEPVTSSSSSSSSSSSSSSSSSSTTTLSSSSFSSSSSMHYESSTTSQNVGLSFTQETTIQMHNTSQSELNTTSQNSMQTTITGGPDVENQTNTITNPIKVFSSSGTSSPPQDSVTSSTGNINESQNTVVTEHITPPHATATLTQKSTTGMTASVVPTSALPFVATSTSNSSSLSSTGTLSLSLTLTTNAPTENSAPGLTTTPLVQPISTATTENSKATSNISSSTHSSGPWTQNTPQMNVTEFQANITVDPDLTTAANSSSQFTASPTFELSAVVDRSSVSPTTEGDFSHTTDQNPETITLPESSESPPPTPSVKRAIVFISLEPMIKPITFENPTVSKSTFIIPQDNQHNSQQAATSSSST; encoded by the exons CCTACACTCATAAACGACAAATTAGTGCCCGAATCAAGCCCGACAACACACCTTACCTCAG CTTCCGCTCCTTCAGAATCTGCAAGTGTGGAGATGCTGACCACAACCACTAAG GtatccacagcagcagcagttacCGACCATTCAACTATCACCAAAACTACATCAACAACTAAAACAGCTGCTTCACTTGCAACATCTGTACTTACCCAAACAACTGCCCAGATTCCAGCAACCGACAACAGCATTGCACCCTCCACAGGTGCTGCATCATCTGCAATGACAACCGTGCCATATCAATCCATGGCACAGCTGACATCAGGCGTGACATTTTCAAAATCTCAATACAAAACAACTGCTTCTATACACACAAATGGTTCTCCACtggagtcaaacacacacatatctaccacccaaacaaaaacaaccataACCCCATCTCAACTGAAAACATCCCCAGATGCTGCTCACATGTCAGGTTCTTCTGAAGGCACAATCACAAATATACCAGTATCCTCTCCAACATTATCTCAACTAACAACATCTACTGCGGTGGACGTTGTAACTGACTCAACAAGTACGTCTGTGACTACATTCACAACACAACCAACAACCGCAACACCAACATCTGTCCCTCCAGCTTCAGCATCTACAACTGTATCAACCGCACCCCAGCTTACTACTCTGACACAAGAAAAACATACAACTAAGAACTCTCTTTCAAAATCTGCAACATCAACTTCTAACTCAAATGCCCCTGTTGCAGGCAATTATACCTCTGGGGCATCTGAAGAACCATTCACACCAACAGCTTTCTCACCACCTGATGGAACAACTATTTCATCACAGCCAAGCACAGCCTCAGTTGCTGCAAATATGGCTGTATCCTCAGAGGAAACAAGTAAATCAATATCTGTGACCTCTACAGAATCGCCAGTGATGTCTACAGATTCCTTAATTACAACATCTTCAAATTCCCCTGCAGCCTACACATCTAATTTTCAACCCTCACCATCTCAAGCACATGAATCGTCTCAATATACTCGGACTTCAGCCCAAATGGTTTCTCTACAACCTACAGCAATACTAACCCAGGCAGCCCCCCAGGATTCCTCCACTGACAATGTCATTACATCATCCACAAGTGCAGCATCAGCGGCAATAAAAACTGCATATCAATCCACAACTCCGCAGACATCAACAGATACACGTACACAAGCCcgatctacagcaactgtttcTGCACATGCAAATGATTCTCCTATGGACTCAACCACAAAAACACCTGCCACCCAAACATTATCATCCAAAACCCCATCACAATTAACAACACCCCTAGGCACTGCTAACATAACAGGTTCTTCTGAAGGTGGAAACACAAATGTTCCAGAATCCACTACAACACCACTCCCATTAACAACATCTACTCCAGGTGAAGTTATAATGGACTCACCAAGTACATCTGTGCTTACATCAACAAAGCAACCAACAACAGTAATGTCACCATCTGCTGTATCACATACCACTCCAGCTTCAGCATCTACAACTGTATCAACCACACCCCAGCTTAACACTCACTCCACAGATGCAGCATCAGATGCAATGACAACACACATCAATCCACATCAATCCATGACTCAGCTGACATCAACAGTCCCATTTACAAAATCCCAATTTACAACAActgtttctacacacacaaatgattctCCCATGGACTCAACCACACAAACATCTACCTTCCAAACAAAAACTTCAAACACCCCATCACAACTAACAACAGCAATAGACACTGCTCACATAACAGGCTCTTCTGaagtcacaaacacaaactcaccagTATCCTTTTCAATATTCTCTCAAACCTCACCTGGCTCAACAAAGAATTCCCCAATTGAATCTGTGCTTACATCCACAAAGCGATCAACAACAGTGATATCACCATCTACTGTATCACATATCGCTCCAGCTTCTGCAACTACAACTATATCAACCACACCCCAGCTTACCCCTCTGACACAAGAACATCCTACATCAATGCTAACCCAGGcagactcccaagactcctCCACTGCCAATACAATAGTATCATCCACAGATGCAGCATCAGCTGTAATGACAACTGTGCAACATCAATCTATGACTCAGCTGACATCAACAGTTACATTTTCAAAATCCCAATTTACAACAGCTGtttctgcacacacaaatgattcTCCAAAGGACTCAACCACACAAACATCTACCACCCACACAAAAACTTCTAACACCCCATCACAACTAACAACAACAGTAGACACTGCTCACATAACAGGCTCTTCTGAAGTCACAATCACAAACCTACCAGTATCCTCTCAAACATCCCCTGGCTCAGCAATGGATTCCCCAAGTACATCTATGCCTACATCCACAAAACAATCAACAACATCACTATCTGCTGTATCACATACCACTCCAGCTTCAGCAACTACAACTGTATCAACCACACCCCAGCTTACCCCTCTCACACAAGAACAACCTACATCAATGCTAACCCAGGCAGACACCCAGGATTCCTCCACTGGCAATACCATTATATCATCCACAGGTGCAGCATCAGCTGTAATAACAACTGTGCCACAACAATCCATGACTCAGCTGACATCAACAGTCCCATTTACAAAATCCCAATCTACAACGGTTTCTGCAAAAAGTATTTCTGATTCTCCAATGGACTCAACCACACAAACATCTACCACCCACACAAAAACGTCTAACACTCCATCACAACTAACAACAACAGTAGACACTGGTCCCACAACAGGCTCTTCTGAAGTCAAAATCACAAACCTACCAGTATCTTCTTCAATATTCTCTCAAACATCACCTGGCTCAGCAATGGATTCCCCAAGTACATCTATGCCTACATCCACAAAGCAATCAACATCACCATCTGCTGTACCACATACCACTCCAGCTTCAGCAACTACAACTGTATCAACCCCACCCCAGCTTACCCCTCTCACACAAGAACATCCTACATCAATGCTAACCCAGGCAGACCCCCAAGATTTCTCCACTGACAATACTACAGTATCATCCACAGATGCAGCATCAGCTGTAATGACCACTGTGCAACATCAATCTATGACTCAGCTGGCATCAACAGTCCCATTTACAAAATCCCAATCTACAACGTCTGcttctgcacacacaaatgattcTCCAAAGGACTCAACCACACAAACATCTACCACCCACACAAAAACTTCTAACACCCCATCACAACTAACAACAACAGTAGACACTGCTCACATAACAGGCTCTTCTGAAGTCACAATCACAAACCTACCAGTATCCTCTCAAACATCACCTGGCTCAGCAATGGATTCCCCAAGTACATCTATGCCTACATCCACAAAACAATCAACAACATCACCATCTGCTGTATCACATACCACTCCAGCTTCAGCAACTACAACTGTATCAACCCCACCCCAGCTTACCCCTCTCACACAAGAACAACCTACATCAATGCTAACCCAGGCAGACACCCAGGATTCCTCCACTGGCAATACTATAGTATCATCCACAGATGCAGCATCAGCTGTAATAACAACTGTGCCACAACAATCCATGACTCAGATGACATCAACAGTCTCATTTACAAAATCCCAATCTACAACCGTTTCTTCAAAAACTATTTCTGATTCTCCAATGGACTCAACCACACAAACATCTACCACCCACACAAAAACGTCTAACACTCCATCACAACTAACAACAACAGTAGACACTGGTCCCACAACAGGCTCTTCTGAAGTCAAAATCACAAACCTACCAGTATCTTCTTCAATATTCTCTCAAACATCACCTGGCTCAGCAATGGATTCCCCAAGTACATCTATGCCTACATCCACAAAGCAATCAACAACATCACCATCTGCTGTGCCACATACCACTCCAGTTTCAGCAACTACAACTGCATCAACCACACCCCAGCTTACCCCTCTCACACAAGAACAACCTACATCAATGCTAACCCAGGCAGACCCCCAAGATTTCTCCACTGACAATACTACAGTATCATCCACAGATGCAGCATCAGCTGTAATAACAACTGTGCCACAACAATCCATGACTCAGCTGACATCAACAGTCTCATTTACAAAATCCCAATCTACAACTGTTTCTGCAAAAACTATTTCTGATTCTCCAATGGACTCAACCACACAAACATCTACCACCCAAACAAAAACTTCTAACACCCCATCTCAACAAACACCACCACTAGGCACTGCTCACATAACAGGTAATTCTGaaggcacaaacacaaatcCACCAGGATCCTCTCCAACATCACTCCCATTAACAGCAACTACTCCAGTTGAGTTTGCAATGGACTCACCAAGTACATCTGTGCTTATACCCACAAAGCAGTCAACAACAATAACACCAACATCTGCTGTATCCCCTATCACTCCAGCTTCAGTATCTACAACTGTATCGACCACAACCCAGCTTACCACTCTTACACAAGAACAACAAACAACCAAGTCCTCTCTTTCAACATCTGCAAAATCAACTTCTAACTCAAATGCCACTGTAGAAGGCAACTATACCCCTGGAACACCTGCAGAATCATCCACAATAAACATGTTCACATCACTTGAAACAACGACTACTTCAACACAGCCAACCACAGGATCAGTTTCTGAAAACATAGCTGCATCTTCAGAAGAAACAAGCAACCCAATTTCTGTTGTCTCTTCAAAATcaccagcaacaacaaaacCAAGTATGTCAATGTTAACAGAGAAAAGTCTAACCACGTCACAGTTGATGACAATCCCGCTCTCTACAACTTCAAATAGTTTAGCCACACAAATGCCCACCAAGACAAAACCATTCTCCATGGCTACTACTACAAGTCACATTGCACTGCCTACATCAAAACCAACAGTGCATTCTACATCAAGTATTTCAAATGCTGCTGCAGGAAACACAGTGCAGCAAAGTTCAAGTCCTATACAACAACCAACAAATAACACAACTCAAATGACAACCACTGAAGCTCTATCCAAAGCTGTGACACCAATACAGACAACAGCGAGTTCCTCTTCAAAATATGCAATTTCTGAAACAGGCCAAGCTCATTCCAGCAAAGTCAGCAAACAGACTTGGGCCACATCTATGTCATCCATCTCTGGGACGACCACGTCAGCAATGAGCCAAACGGCTCAATCACTCCCCACAGCATTACAGATCACCACTGAAGAGAACATAAATAGACAAACTGTAACCACACTATCAACAATTATGCCAAGCAGCTCAGCCAATGCACAACAGTCAGCAGAGCTGTCTCCCAAAACTACTTCTGTTTCAGTTTCATCATCATTACCTATGTCCACTACGTTTTTGCAAACATCAGAACCAACTAAAGCACAATCATCAGGTACAGCTCAAACATCTACAGAGGCATTTTCTGGTGCCATCAACACAGTTTCACAACCGTCATCCCAATCAGCTAAATCAGATCTCACTGTGAAAATAACAGCAGTACACATTCAATCACACGAAGTTTCTCAGCCAAGTACAGCATTAATGACCACAAGTGAAGCAACCAAATTAAAACCTATGACATCAGAGAACACTGCAGTGTCATTGCCTACTAAACTTACTGCAACACCAATGACTGTAGATGCCTCAATCACCTCACCAACACATGGCCTTACCATCCCAGACTCTGCATCAAGTGTAACTCCAACATATGACCAAACGTTATCacagtcaaccacaacacaaacaatattGACCACCACGACCACTCCTATACAATTAAAATCTACAACTACACAATCAGCAACTAGAACTTCCACTAATATATTCGACAGCAGTACATCAACACAACATGTATCTACAACTGGGTCAACTATTCCAGATTCTGCATCAAGTGTACCTCTAACATCTGACCAAAAGTCATCAGAGTCGACCACAACCCAAAGAGTACTCACTACCACGATCACTTCAACACAGTTCACAACAGCGACTACATCATCAGCAAATACTGTAGACAATAGTGCAAACAACAGCTCAGACAGCCCCACACAATCAACACCTGAAACAACACAAGTTTCAACTGCAGCTTCAAAAAACACTTCAGTTACCAATACCTCCCCTTTCTTACCAAATCCTCTCACTGAACAGTTGGTCACTAGTGTAAGACCTCAACCTACATCTTCATCAGTGAATAAAACCTCGGATCCTTCAAAAGAACCATCAGCCACGCCGTTACTTACAACTGCTCCCCCAGAACTTTCAACAGTGACCACACCCATAGTTTCATCAGTTCGGTCAccaataacagcaacaacagtGCTAGACCCTACAGACGTGACCACAGCTAAATCCATCAATATAAACACCACGTCACTTCCTGCAGGACCAACAgggtctgcagcagcagctacaGATGGGGGTTCAACCTCTCAAACTCAGCAAGGAGCTATAAATGGATCACCTGCCTCGATGGTGGCCACCACTGTTGGGCCAGGAACAACATCAATGTCCATAGCAGGAGCTTTCAGTAGCACCATGCAGCACCCAGAACTTGAGTCTACAAGTGTCACCAAGAAGCCTGGTGTCAGTTCTGTACCAAGTCCACTTCCACAAACAGGGGACTCTTCTTCACAGTCAACAACTACAACCACTTCTTCACCACCAACAGCCACAGCAACCACCAGCCCTTTGCTTTCACGTTCGACATCTTCCACTGAAGGGTCACAGGTGTTTACAACAAAGCCCACAGAACCCCTGACAACCAGCAGCATGTCAGCATACACATCCCCTCCTAATGTGGTCCCATCAACCGCAGGCACAGACTCAGCAGCATCATTCTCGTTCACAAATGCAGCTTCAGTCAACAGAACAACACCAAAATCAAGTGATATATCTCTGTCAAAAAGACCTACTAGTTCTATCTCAACAGCAGTTACATACAACACAACCCACACCTCAACTGAGCCcgtcacatcatcatcatcatcatcatcatcctcatcctcatcatcatcatcatcatcgtcaacaacaacattatcctcctcctccttctcctcctcctcttctatgCATTATGAGTCATCCACTACAAGCCAGAATGTCGGATTGTCTTTTACACAAGAAACCACAATCCAAATGCACaataccagccaatcagaactcaATACAACATCCCAAAATTCCATGCAAACAACAATCACTGGTGGTCCTGACGTtgaaaatcaaacaaacacaatcacaaaccCCATTAAAGTATTCTCCTCATCAGGGACATCCTCACCACCCCAGGATTCAGTCACATCTTCAACTGGGAACATAAACGAATCACAGAACACTGTAGTCACCGAACATATAACACCTCCCCATGCTACTGCCACCTTAACTCAAAAATCCACAACAGGCATGACTGCTTCAGTTGTTCCAACATCAGCCCTGCCATTCGTTGCCACGTCCACATCTAACAGCTCATCACTGTCCAGCACAGGAACATTAAGTCTGTCACTAACACTTACAACCAATGCGCCAACAGAAAACAGTGCACCTGGCTTAACGACAACACCGCTAGTACAACCTATCAGCACAGCGACAACTGAGAATAGCAAAGCAACATCAAATATCAGCAGTTCGACCCACTCTTCTGGGCCATGGACTCAAAATACACCGCAAATGAATGTTACAGAATTCCAGGCCAACATTACAGTAGACCCTGACCTCACAACTGCAGCTAATTCCTCCTCACAATTCACTGCATCTCCCACGTTCGAATTGTCTGCTGTTGTGGACAGATCTTCTGTCAGTCCTACCACAGAGGGTGATTTCAGTCACACTACAGATCAAAACCCAGAAACTATCACTCTACCAGAGTCCTCAGAAAGCCCTCCTCCTACTCCATCTGTAAAACGAGCCATTGTGTTCATCAGTCTGGAACCTATGATCAAGCCCATAACATTTGAGAACCCAACAGTGTCCAAGTCTACATTTATTATTCCCCAGGATAACCAACATAATAGCCAACAGGCTGCAACAAGCAGCTCCTCAACATAA